A segment of the Corynebacterium resistens DSM 45100 genome:
GCTACGCGGACCAGTCGGTCCGGGGCCCGGTGAAATGAACGTCACCACAGCAACCCGCACCACCGCGGGTGTCGCGCAATGGCTGAAGCTAAACCGCACTCCGCTTCGTCGCGATGGACGTTATGCAGTCGCAGTAGGTTATGACGCCCGCTACGGATCACAGGCCATGGCTCGTGCCACGGCGGAAACTTTCGCCGGTGCGGGGTTTGAAGTAACCCTGATCGCCGAGCCTGCCCCCACCCCAGTTCTCGCGTGGTTAGTGCGTGATCGTGGCTTGGATGCTGGCGTGCAAATCACCGCCTCGCATAACCCGGCCAGCGATAACGGCTACAAGCTGTACCTTCAGGGCGGATCACAACTGATTTCTCCGGCAGATCGGGAGATCGAAGCGGCGATCGCCGAACAACCCGCAACCGCCGGCGAAATCCCCCGTTCCGAAGCCAAGAACGTGGATCTCGCGACTGTCAGTGGCTACGTCACCGATATCTGCCGATTGGTTGCCACTGGTGAACAATCAGTTCTCCACCCACGCAGGCAACTGCGCATCGTGTACACACCACTGCATGGGGTAGGTGGCAATGCGCTGGAATGGGCTCTACGCGAATCGGGCTTCGGCGATGTTCACACGGTCGCTTCCCAACGCTGGCCGGATCCCACCTTCCCCACCGTGGATTTTCCCAACCCGGAGGAACCAGGCGCGACGGATGCGCTGCTGGATGAAGCGAAGCGACTAGATGCGGACCTTGCCATTGCGCTGGATCCCGATGCGGACCGTTGCATGATTGGTGTTCGTACTGACAGTGGCGAAGGCGCGCACAACTACCGGATGTTCCGAGGCGATGAAACCGGCCCCCTACTGGCGCACCGGGTAATGGGGCAGCGAGGGGCGTCGAAACAAAAGACCCCCAAGAATGACCCGCCGGTAGTCGCCACAACCATTGTGAGTTCGCAGATGCTGGGATACATGGCAGAGGCACGCGGCTGGGACTATGTAGAGACCCTAACGGGGTTCAAGCACCTGGCGCGCGCGGCGGATAACCGTCCTGGCCAGCTAGCTTTCGCATATGAAGAGGCGATCGGGACCTGCCCAGCTCCGCATATTGTGGCTGACAAAGACGGTATTGCCACCGCATTGATCGCTGCGGCATGGGCGGCGGAATTGAAAGCTGCAGGCCGATCGCTGGCCGAGGAATGGACAGATCTGCAGAAAGCCTATGGCATCTTTGATACCGCTCAGGTCAGTGCGCGCTATGCGACCGTAGAAGAAGCCGAAGCTCGCATTGCTGAGGTGGTTGCCAATCCTCCCGACCGCTTGGGTGGCTTGGCCGTAATCGCTGAGCCTTTAGTAGGCACCCCTGGGGTGCGATTGACCAGCAAGGGCTCCGCTGATTGGAGCCCAAGCGGGGGTTCGAAAAAGCCAGACGCAGAAGCGACTGCCAGCACCGACCCGAATCCGGATGCGGGCGGACAGGCTTTGCAAGTTCGGGTGGTCGCTCGGCCCAGCGGTACCGAACCCAAGGCAAAGTTCTATCTGGAGGTTTCTTGGCCAAATAGTGCTGCTCAGGCGGGAGGTTTCGTCATCGATGACGCCACGTTGGCTGCTCGTCGCAAGGAAGTTAGCACGCTGTTAGATGCCGTGCGGCGCGACGTGCAGGAGTTAGCGGGAACGCAATAACTGGCAGGCAGGTCGCAGCACCACCGAACCTAGCGGGGGTAGTTCCGCTCGTGGTACCAAAGTTGGCGATATTGCCACCTTGATACCTCGTGCGGAATACTCTGTACCCATGGACAGCATTGACCACGCGATTATTGCGGAGCTTCGGCGCGATGGGCGCATCAGCAATCAAGATCTTGCGCAAGCAGTGGGGTTAACGCCAGCTCCTTGCCTGCGGCGCGTTCGGCGTATGGAGGCCGAAGGGATCATTCGCGGGTATCACGCCGATATTGATCCAGCTTCGGTAGGGCAAGGCTTTGAAGTCATCATCTTGGTCAATATCGAGAACAATAACCACGAAACCACCAGCGGATTCGAAAAGCGCATCCTCGCGATGGATGAGGTGGTGGAGTTTCGCCGTATGTTTTCCCAGCCCGACTACGTTGTGCGGGCAAGGTTTGCTGATATTGAAGCCTATGAACAGTGGATGACAAACGAGTTCCACCGCGATCCGGCGATCATGCGAATACATAGCCACATCACGATGAAGGTCTTGAAGGACGAAACCTAGGAGGGCACGTCTCGGAGGTTATAGATCCTCCAGATGAATGTTTCGTGGTCCGTAAAGACGGTCACCTGCATCCCCTAGCCCAGGGACGATATATGCCTTCTCGTTCAATCCTGGATCGATGGTTGCGGTAATCAAGCGCTTAATCGGGAGCCCGGATTCTATGAGAGCATCCACCCCCGGTTGAGCACTGACCATGCAAACACAGGTGATGTTATCTGCACCGCGTTCAACGAGAAGGCGGATAGCGTGCAAGAGCGATCCACCCGTGGCCAACATCGGATCCACCAAAAATACTGGTTGACCTTGGAGATCATCGGGCAGAGCCTCTAGGTATGGGACTGGTTCGTGGGTCTCTTCGTCGCGCGCGAGCCCGATGAAACCCACTTGGGCATCGGGAATCATGGATAGTGCTGGGTCAATCATTCCCAACCCGGCGCGAATCACCGGCACAATAATTGGTGGTTTACGCAGGCGGAATCCGGTTGCCTGCTGCACTGGTGTTTCGACGTCGAAGCTTTCGAGTTCCAAGTCGCCGGCGGCTTCATAGACCAGCATTGCTCCCAGATCGGCGAGAGCAGCACGGAAAGCCGCATTGTCGCTGTTTTTGTCACGCATGATGGTGAGCCGGGATGCCACCAGAGGATGATTTACCACCTTTGTTTCCATATCCCCACACTTTACGCACCCCATAGACGTGATTGAAACAACCCGGCCTGGTGGTGTGAACCTTTTTATTGAGTGGGGTGTCTAACGCTTCAGTAATTGAAAGTCTGCCTAGGCACTTCTGAGTGTTCTAGCTTCCGCTGGATCGTTCTGAAGTGTTCTGTACGGCTTTAGGATTGCCAGCCCCGCCACCGATATGAGGATTGTCACGACATGCCCGAAGCCACAACTTTTTCCCCACTGACTGTTGTAGATCAGGAAGTGCGTGATGCTGCCTCTACTGCTGACACTTTGGCGTTTCAAATGCACGGTCGTACCCCTTCGATTCCCGCAGTGTTGGCGGGCGTTCCCCACCTTGCTGCCCAAGAGTTCGCAACGGCACTCGCTGAAGCTCGCTCACGACATGAGGCGGGCTTGCGCGCTTTGGCCAGCTATTTTAATGACGCCGCCACGGGGCTGTTGAACTTCGAGACCGCGGTGGGCACCCATGAATCCGACCACGCGGCCAGCTTCAGCGGAGGTGCGGGGATATGAATATCCCAGGGCTGATTGAGCCGATCTTGCGCCTTCTCCCCGCACCCGGCACTGCCGGAGCATCCAGCGTGATACAAGGGTTGGGGTCCGCTGGAGACATTGCGGTTGTTGGCCGCAAACTTGAATCACACATCTCCAGAGGTATTAGCGGCCTCGCTGGCCATGCCATCTCTAGCAATATTCGAGATGCGCTGAGAAGCACACACGCTGTTGTAAGGGGTGGGCGGCAGCTGGACACAATCGCAAGGGAAGCTGTGGCTGCTATAGCTTCCACAGCCGGCAAGATAGCCTTCATTGCTCGCGAATGTTTTGGCCAGCTCGTTGGCGCGCTACATGGTGGAATGCTGCTTAATCCCGCCGGCGCGCTATCCGCACTGCTGCCCATTGCGATGACACACTGGCGCCGAGCGGAGGCTGAAATCGCGCACCTCGGCGTCACATTGCGTGAACTCACCACCAAGGTGAAATCCACTCATATTCCAACCCCTCGTGCGGAAGCTACAAAAGGTGGAATTGATGCTGGCAGAGCCGGTGCAGAGATTGCAAGGCCCGGCGGTGAGCAGCCCTACGCTGGTCCGCACGCGGTTCTCAACGATCATTCCGCCACCCCCGCCCCCAGTGGTGCTGCCGAGCGCGCCGTGGCTGCGGCGAAGACTGCGCTGGGAACGCCGTACCAGTGGGGCGGAAACATGCCAGGACAGGGTTTGGACTGCAGTGGGCTAACACAGTGGGCTTATAAACAAGCGGGCATCGACCTGCCCCGCACGGCAGACGCACAAGCAATCGGTCCGCGCATTCCACAGCATCAGCTACGCCCCGGAGACCTCGCTGTGTGGGATGGCCATGTAGCAATGGTTGTCGGGGGCGGGCAGATGATTGAAGCGGGCGATCCAGTGCAGATCAATCCCATCCGGCAAGACAATATCGGGATGGCATTCAAAGGTTTCTATCGGCCTACAGCCGCTTGAATGTGAATCGCCTTCGAACGCTGCTGTTCTCGCAAAGCTACCCTCCACTATTGAAAGGCTTGAATGACTATGACCACTGATCACCGCCCTCTCGTCGGGCCGAAGCATTCCGACGGACTGGCCAGAATTGTGACCGTGCCGGAAAAGCGCGAATATTTGCAGGCGCAGTTTCTAGGCGAAGAACCCGCCACCGTACCTCCGGTACTGACGATGGAACTGAGGTAAGAACAAGGTAAGATGCTGCCTCATGGCAGTAGATACGAGTACTCGGACTTTCGGCACGGGAATCGTCCCGGTAAAGATGGTTCTCACCAGCGGTACGTGGTACACGCTGTGGGCCCCTAACTGGATGGTCAAAGGCGAATCTTGGCAAGCTTTCCTTGGCGGTGACGATCACATCTTCGTGTTCAAAAGCCCTGCAGAGGTTTTGGCATACCTCGAAGACGGTGGCCGCAACGAGCTATCCGATCATCCGAAGTGGGCACAGTTCTCGCGAAAGCTCGAGACCAACGTGCTCCCTACGGAAAAGTCGACCATCGATCTGATCGAGCTTCCCCGCGTACTTGCCCGGCGGCCCGGTTACGAATCCACCGCGACCGTCACCCGAGCATTCGACTTGGTTCGCAGCTTCGGCAGCGTGATGGATATCAAAGAAATCAACAACTGGTTCCACTCGTACTCGATTCTCAACAACACTCGCCGCGGTGCAGATCACTACGCTTCGCAAAATGGCATGGAAGAATGGTCCGGCGTGGGCCGCACCGTGTTGGATCGGTGGAAGGGTGTCCTCGATTCGATCGAGGACGTAATTAAGCACCCCGAGGTAAAGGAATCCAGCACCGAATCCGCCCAAGAGCGCATTGATTCCGCCAAGAGGGCTGCCGACGAAAAGGCTGCTGCCGCTGCGAAGGAAGAGGAGAAGGCGAAGAAGGACAAGGATGTCGACCCTTACGACTCCACGATCTGGGCTCAGTCCGGCATCGATCCGATCCGCGTGTCCCTCGGTGGTCAGTACGTCTACACCCTGCGCTGCTACGTCGGCGACAAGCCCTTGTTCTTGGGCAAAAACGGCGAGATCCACACCTTCCCGAACCAGAAGACAATGGTGCGCTGGTTGATCGACGCCCCAGAGCACGACCTCGAGTCGCTGTCCACTTGGGGTGACATCGTCAGCGCCGCCAACGCCGGCGAGCTGGATGTGAAGGTGCACGACACGAACCAGTATGTCTTCACCGGCCTGCGCGAGGACATCGCAAAGTCCGTAGAGGCGGTCGATACCGACCAGCTGGGGCGCGCATACGAACTGCTGGCCGATGCCGCAGACTGGGCCGGCGATGATGGCGTAAACAAGGTGCTGCTCGCCTACCCTGAGCTGCAGAACTACCTCGCCTACATGCTGGGCGCTCCTTCATCCGCGACCCCTTCCGCCCCTTTCGACAAGGAAGCCAAGGGCTGGAAGGCTCTGGAAGACGGGCTGACCAAGCGTTTCAGCCGCTTCTAAATGACTCGCCTCAGGCGCCGTTAAAAGCGCCTCAGGCATTGTCGCATCACGTTCTGCTACGCCCCGTTTGGGTAAAGCGCGACAGTAGCAGTTCAATAAGTCGAAGTTCGGCCTCCGCTCCCCCCCCCCCAAAAAAAACTGGGGCTAACCCCGGCGCAGCTCGTGATCCAAACTCTCGAGTTCGCCGCCTCCGGACATCTCCAGTGTGAGTTGTTCCAGAGTCACTTCGTCATAGCTGGCGTCCATTACCTGCTGCCCCATGTTCAGCATGACGAAGTGATCACCCACCAAGTACGCGTGGTGCGGGTTGTGGGTAATCAGGATGACACCCAAACCTCTTTCCTTCGCTGCCTTCACGAAGCGCAGCACCATTCCAGATTGTTTGACGCCCAGCGCTGCCGTGGGCTCGTCGAGAATCAGTACTCGCGCGCCGAAGTAGACGGCTCGCGCGATAGCCACGACCTGGCGCTGACCACCCGATAGGGTGTTGATCGGCACCTCGACATCAGGCAAATCCACGCCCATCTTCGCCAACTCTTCAGCGGCGATGGAACGCATCTTGTCGGACTTCAGCATGCCGAATGCACCAGTGATTTCTTGGCCGAGGAAGAAGTTGCGCCATACGGACATCTCCGGGACTACCGCGAGATCCTGGTACACCGTGGCGATCCCACGATCAAGGGCTTCCTTCGGCCCGGAGAAGTGTACTTCTTCCCCATCGACCAAGAGCTCACCTGTGGTGTGCGGGTGACGGCCGGCCAATATCTTGATCAGCGTGGATTTGCCGGCACCGTTATCCCCCAGGACACAAGTGACTTCGCCCTGATTGATCCGCAGATTAATGCCGTCGAGGACATGGACAGCGCCGTAGTCCTTGGTCACCTCGCGCAACTCGATAACGGGGCTGTGGGCAGCATCGCTATCAGCTGTGTCCGAGCTCAAGCCTTCGTCCCTGATGGGTTCCTTCGTCATGATGAGCCTCACGCCTTTCCGCGGGTGAATCGGGACACGGAGTTATTGGTCAGCACCGCAAAGAGCAACATGGCGCCGAGGAAGAACTTGAACCAATCAGGGTTCCAACCGGCGTAGACAATACCCTGGTTGGTCATGCCGAAGATCAAGGCACCCACCGCCGTACCAACGGCGGTTCCCTTGCCACCGGTAAGCGCACAACCACCGATCACGGCCGCGATGATGTACAAGAATTCATTGCCCACGCCTTGCCCTGCCTGGATCGAGTCAAAGGCAAATAGGTTGTGCATACCGACGAACCAAGCAGCAAATGCCACGAACATGAACAAGATGATCTTCGTCCGTCGCACGGGAACACCGACGGCGCGGGCGGCCTCGGCGTCGCCACCAACCGCGAAGATCCAGTTACCGAAACGTGTCTTGAACAGCAAGAAGCTAGCCAGCCCCACGAAAAGCAGCCACCAGAACACGGTGACGTTGACGT
Coding sequences within it:
- a CDS encoding phospho-sugar mutase, with the translated sequence MTSPDSVKQTSVAAATSPRLQFGTAGLRGPVGPGPGEMNVTTATRTTAGVAQWLKLNRTPLRRDGRYAVAVGYDARYGSQAMARATAETFAGAGFEVTLIAEPAPTPVLAWLVRDRGLDAGVQITASHNPASDNGYKLYLQGGSQLISPADREIEAAIAEQPATAGEIPRSEAKNVDLATVSGYVTDICRLVATGEQSVLHPRRQLRIVYTPLHGVGGNALEWALRESGFGDVHTVASQRWPDPTFPTVDFPNPEEPGATDALLDEAKRLDADLAIALDPDADRCMIGVRTDSGEGAHNYRMFRGDETGPLLAHRVMGQRGASKQKTPKNDPPVVATTIVSSQMLGYMAEARGWDYVETLTGFKHLARAADNRPGQLAFAYEEAIGTCPAPHIVADKDGIATALIAAAWAAELKAAGRSLAEEWTDLQKAYGIFDTAQVSARYATVEEAEARIAEVVANPPDRLGGLAVIAEPLVGTPGVRLTSKGSADWSPSGGSKKPDAEATASTDPNPDAGGQALQVRVVARPSGTEPKAKFYLEVSWPNSAAQAGGFVIDDATLAARRKEVSTLLDAVRRDVQELAGTQ
- a CDS encoding Lrp/AsnC family transcriptional regulator: MDSIDHAIIAELRRDGRISNQDLAQAVGLTPAPCLRRVRRMEAEGIIRGYHADIDPASVGQGFEVIILVNIENNNHETTSGFEKRILAMDEVVEFRRMFSQPDYVVRARFADIEAYEQWMTNEFHRDPAIMRIHSHITMKVLKDET
- the upp gene encoding uracil phosphoribosyltransferase; amino-acid sequence: METKVVNHPLVASRLTIMRDKNSDNAAFRAALADLGAMLVYEAAGDLELESFDVETPVQQATGFRLRKPPIIVPVIRAGLGMIDPALSMIPDAQVGFIGLARDEETHEPVPYLEALPDDLQGQPVFLVDPMLATGGSLLHAIRLLVERGADNITCVCMVSAQPGVDALIESGLPIKRLITATIDPGLNEKAYIVPGLGDAGDRLYGPRNIHLEDL
- a CDS encoding C40 family peptidase codes for the protein MNIPGLIEPILRLLPAPGTAGASSVIQGLGSAGDIAVVGRKLESHISRGISGLAGHAISSNIRDALRSTHAVVRGGRQLDTIAREAVAAIASTAGKIAFIARECFGQLVGALHGGMLLNPAGALSALLPIAMTHWRRAEAEIAHLGVTLRELTTKVKSTHIPTPRAEATKGGIDAGRAGAEIARPGGEQPYAGPHAVLNDHSATPAPSGAAERAVAAAKTALGTPYQWGGNMPGQGLDCSGLTQWAYKQAGIDLPRTADAQAIGPRIPQHQLRPGDLAVWDGHVAMVVGGGQMIEAGDPVQINPIRQDNIGMAFKGFYRPTAA
- a CDS encoding ATP-binding cassette domain-containing protein, translated to MTKEPIRDEGLSSDTADSDAAHSPVIELREVTKDYGAVHVLDGINLRINQGEVTCVLGDNGAGKSTLIKILAGRHPHTTGELLVDGEEVHFSGPKEALDRGIATVYQDLAVVPEMSVWRNFFLGQEITGAFGMLKSDKMRSIAAEELAKMGVDLPDVEVPINTLSGGQRQVVAIARAVYFGARVLILDEPTAALGVKQSGMVLRFVKAAKERGLGVILITHNPHHAYLVGDHFVMLNMGQQVMDASYDEVTLEQLTLEMSGGGELESLDHELRRG